A portion of the Tachysurus fulvidraco isolate hzauxx_2018 chromosome 8, HZAU_PFXX_2.0, whole genome shotgun sequence genome contains these proteins:
- the LOC113658481 gene encoding uncharacterized protein LOC113658481 isoform X1, protein MDSLDRCSHFLPPGGGPTPPTKPLCSYRTAPSTNSERTKGQENDMWIFISEDGCVTYTNTPEKITLDLFTKHFNNEPLYNKKNKSNEPFLKIMGKTNLPIKKLKKNKHIQKLFSIIITEINNDLITETNEEESMNYEIELIGPFGRKRKKHSEDLLIKKLKERKNIYAVWIYTTNSPCLGRKSHFPCLYNLINYAKNHNIKMYIGFSKYYIFSKDMYKFIKNLEELRNWNPYHKFQVQFNITEFKFKAARNIIKNIISEYSSLEMTYSEWHQTGSETSVEFESTLRKELMESSDEEFNNITEEFKIWWTLSVDENLNRHVLPSVFEHIQGLYPNLEFFQVDLEQILNLANEE, encoded by the exons atG GATTCTTTGGATCGTTGTTCCCATTTTTTACCACCAGGGGGCGGTCCAACACCACC AACCAAGCCGTTGTGTTCATACAGAACTGCTCCATCAACAAACTCAGAAAGGACAAAAGGCCAGGAGAATGACATGTGGATTTTCATCAGTGAAGATGGTTGTGTAACCTATACTAATACGCCTGAAAAAATtactttagatttatttacaaaacattttaataatgaaccattatataataaaaaaaataaatctaatgaaCCATTTTTGAAAATAATGGGTAAGACGAACTTACCCATCAAGaagttaaagaaaaacaaacatatacaaaaattatttagtattataatcactgaaataaataatgatttaattacAGAGACAAATGAAGAAGAAAGTATGAATTATGAGATTGAATTAATCGGTCCCTTTGGTCGAAAGCGTAAAAAACACAGTGAGGACCTCTTAATTAAAAAACTTAAGGAAAGGAAAAATATTTATGCAGTTTGGATATACACAACAAATAGTCCTTGTTTAGGTAGAAAATCTCATTTTCCCTGTTTGTATAATTTAATCAATTACGCAAAAAAtcataacattaaaatgtacatcGGTTTctcaaaatattatatttttagcaAAGACAtgtataaatttattaaaaatctgGAAGAATTGAGAAACTGGAATCCTTACCATAAATTTCAGGTTCAATTCAATATTACAGAATTCAAATTTAAAGCAGCCCGTAATATAATAAAGAACATTATTTCTGAATATTCATCCTTAGAAATGACATACAGCGAGTGGCATCAGACAGGATCAGAAACATCAGTAGAGTTTGAGTCCACACTGAGAAAAGAGTTGATGGAGAGCTCTGATGAAGAGTTCAATAACATTACAGAGGAGTTTAAGATATGGTGGACTCTAAGTGTAGATGAAAATCTAAACAGACATGTACTCCCATCCGTTTTTGAACACATCCAGGGTCTTTATCCTAATCTGGAGTTTTTCCAGGTTGATTTGGAGCAAATCTTGAATTTGGCTAATGAGGAATAG
- the LOC113658481 gene encoding uncharacterized protein LOC113658481 isoform X2, with protein sequence MDSLDRCSHFLPPGGGPTPPTAPSTNSERTKGQENDMWIFISEDGCVTYTNTPEKITLDLFTKHFNNEPLYNKKNKSNEPFLKIMGKTNLPIKKLKKNKHIQKLFSIIITEINNDLITETNEEESMNYEIELIGPFGRKRKKHSEDLLIKKLKERKNIYAVWIYTTNSPCLGRKSHFPCLYNLINYAKNHNIKMYIGFSKYYIFSKDMYKFIKNLEELRNWNPYHKFQVQFNITEFKFKAARNIIKNIISEYSSLEMTYSEWHQTGSETSVEFESTLRKELMESSDEEFNNITEEFKIWWTLSVDENLNRHVLPSVFEHIQGLYPNLEFFQVDLEQILNLANEE encoded by the exons atG GATTCTTTGGATCGTTGTTCCCATTTTTTACCACCAGGGGGCGGTCCAACACCACC AACTGCTCCATCAACAAACTCAGAAAGGACAAAAGGCCAGGAGAATGACATGTGGATTTTCATCAGTGAAGATGGTTGTGTAACCTATACTAATACGCCTGAAAAAATtactttagatttatttacaaaacattttaataatgaaccattatataataaaaaaaataaatctaatgaaCCATTTTTGAAAATAATGGGTAAGACGAACTTACCCATCAAGaagttaaagaaaaacaaacatatacaaaaattatttagtattataatcactgaaataaataatgatttaattacAGAGACAAATGAAGAAGAAAGTATGAATTATGAGATTGAATTAATCGGTCCCTTTGGTCGAAAGCGTAAAAAACACAGTGAGGACCTCTTAATTAAAAAACTTAAGGAAAGGAAAAATATTTATGCAGTTTGGATATACACAACAAATAGTCCTTGTTTAGGTAGAAAATCTCATTTTCCCTGTTTGTATAATTTAATCAATTACGCAAAAAAtcataacattaaaatgtacatcGGTTTctcaaaatattatatttttagcaAAGACAtgtataaatttattaaaaatctgGAAGAATTGAGAAACTGGAATCCTTACCATAAATTTCAGGTTCAATTCAATATTACAGAATTCAAATTTAAAGCAGCCCGTAATATAATAAAGAACATTATTTCTGAATATTCATCCTTAGAAATGACATACAGCGAGTGGCATCAGACAGGATCAGAAACATCAGTAGAGTTTGAGTCCACACTGAGAAAAGAGTTGATGGAGAGCTCTGATGAAGAGTTCAATAACATTACAGAGGAGTTTAAGATATGGTGGACTCTAAGTGTAGATGAAAATCTAAACAGACATGTACTCCCATCCGTTTTTGAACACATCCAGGGTCTTTATCCTAATCTGGAGTTTTTCCAGGTTGATTTGGAGCAAATCTTGAATTTGGCTAATGAGGAATAG
- the LOC113658481 gene encoding uncharacterized protein LOC113658481 isoform X3: MWIFISEDGCVTYTNTPEKITLDLFTKHFNNEPLYNKKNKSNEPFLKIMGKTNLPIKKLKKNKHIQKLFSIIITEINNDLITETNEEESMNYEIELIGPFGRKRKKHSEDLLIKKLKERKNIYAVWIYTTNSPCLGRKSHFPCLYNLINYAKNHNIKMYIGFSKYYIFSKDMYKFIKNLEELRNWNPYHKFQVQFNITEFKFKAARNIIKNIISEYSSLEMTYSEWHQTGSETSVEFESTLRKELMESSDEEFNNITEEFKIWWTLSVDENLNRHVLPSVFEHIQGLYPNLEFFQVDLEQILNLANEE; the protein is encoded by the coding sequence ATGTGGATTTTCATCAGTGAAGATGGTTGTGTAACCTATACTAATACGCCTGAAAAAATtactttagatttatttacaaaacattttaataatgaaccattatataataaaaaaaataaatctaatgaaCCATTTTTGAAAATAATGGGTAAGACGAACTTACCCATCAAGaagttaaagaaaaacaaacatatacaaaaattatttagtattataatcactgaaataaataatgatttaattacAGAGACAAATGAAGAAGAAAGTATGAATTATGAGATTGAATTAATCGGTCCCTTTGGTCGAAAGCGTAAAAAACACAGTGAGGACCTCTTAATTAAAAAACTTAAGGAAAGGAAAAATATTTATGCAGTTTGGATATACACAACAAATAGTCCTTGTTTAGGTAGAAAATCTCATTTTCCCTGTTTGTATAATTTAATCAATTACGCAAAAAAtcataacattaaaatgtacatcGGTTTctcaaaatattatatttttagcaAAGACAtgtataaatttattaaaaatctgGAAGAATTGAGAAACTGGAATCCTTACCATAAATTTCAGGTTCAATTCAATATTACAGAATTCAAATTTAAAGCAGCCCGTAATATAATAAAGAACATTATTTCTGAATATTCATCCTTAGAAATGACATACAGCGAGTGGCATCAGACAGGATCAGAAACATCAGTAGAGTTTGAGTCCACACTGAGAAAAGAGTTGATGGAGAGCTCTGATGAAGAGTTCAATAACATTACAGAGGAGTTTAAGATATGGTGGACTCTAAGTGTAGATGAAAATCTAAACAGACATGTACTCCCATCCGTTTTTGAACACATCCAGGGTCTTTATCCTAATCTGGAGTTTTTCCAGGTTGATTTGGAGCAAATCTTGAATTTGGCTAATGAGGAATAG
- the LOC125145380 gene encoding protein NYNRIN-like → MRPVAYFSAKLDPVTAGLPMSLRAVAAAEKAVNASRDIVGYNELTLLVPHAVSLLLLEQKTAHMSAARWLRYHTILLDMPNVKVKRCTVLNPATLLPTKADGEPHNCVAVVNEICSPRSDLQETPLQNPDLEFFVDGSAFRDQKTGRNCVGYAVVTQHETIKAESLPEHLSAQAAELVALTTACRLARDKTVTIYTDSRYAYGVVHDFGTLWKNRGFLTSSGKAITHNGLISELLDAILLPKSIAICKCEAHTGKHDPISQGNAQADAAAKSAAQKLILSSENDDTLCMLQICTPTADLKDLQSQSTAQERATWRKAGGVVRDGVWYGPDDKPCLPKKLFQFYAKLAHGQDHASKGGMYNSVSRYWHTKGFANYSQKFCEKCIVCATNNIGRGVKVSQSAHPPPQRPFEHLQMDFIELTPSEGKKYCLVIVDMFSKWVEAFPTSKQDASAVAKALLSEIIPRWGIPDKISSDNGTPFVNQALRRVGEYLGIDLRQHCAYHPASGGAVERENGTLKNKLAKCCDETGLSWVKALPIVLLYMRTRTRGRVNLSPFEILFGRPPNTGIEPGQTPRLTTSQCEDEMLCYCANLSSVLSQIHKQVKEALPKVTQTDLHSLKPGDWVVVKDFRRKSWRARRWLGPFQVLLTTQTVVKVAERATWIHVSHCKRVPEPEEKPTPDSCKEE, encoded by the coding sequence ATGAGACCAGTGGCCTACTTCTCTGCTAAATTGGATCCAGTAACAGCAGGCCTGCCAATGAGTTTaagagcagtagcagcagctgaGAAAGCAGTTAATGCTTCTAGAGATATTGTGGGATACAATGAACTAACCCTTTTGGTCCCACATGCAGTgtcacttcttcttcttgaacagaaaacagcacatatGTCTGCGGCACGTTGGCTGAGATATCACACTATTTTGCTTGACATgccaaatgtgaaagtaaaacgCTGTACTGTGTTAAACCCTGCAACTCTTCTCCCTACAAAAGCAGATGGAGAACCACACAATTGTGTTGCAGttgtaaatgaaatttgcaGTCCTAGGTCTGATTTGCAGGAAACGCCGTTGCAGAATCCAGATCTTGAGTTTTTTGTGGATGGATCAGccttcagagatcagaaaacaggCCGCAACTGCGTGGGGTATGCAGTAGTAACACAACATGAAACGATTAAAGCAGAATCATTACCAGAGCATCTCTCTGCGCAGGCAGCCGAATTGGTTGCTTTAACAACAGCATGCAGGTTAGCAAGAGACAAAACTGTCACTATTTATACTGACAGTAGATATGCATATGGGGTAGTACATGATTTTGGTACATTGTGGAAAAACAGAGGTTTCCTGACTTCTTCAGGTAAAGCAATCACGCACAATGGCCTGATTTCTGAACTCCTGGATGCAATCCTGTTGCCAAAATCTATTGCCATATGTAAGTGTGAAGCACACACTGGGAAACATGACCCCATTTCACAGGGCAATGCGCAAGCAGATGCAGCAGCAAAATCAGCTGCGCAGAAACTGATTCTTTCGTCAGAGAATGACGATACTTTGTGTATGTTGCAAATATGTACTCCCACAGCAGATCTCAAAGATCTTCAATCACAATCTACAGCCCAAGAAAGAGCCACATGGAGGAAAGCAGGAGGTGTGGTAAGAGATGGGGTTTGGTACGGCCCTGATGACAAGCCGTGTTTGCCAAAGAAATTGTTTCAATTCTATGCTAAATTGGCGCATGGCCAAGACCATGCGTCAAAAGGGGGGATGTATAACAGTGTCTCCAGATACTGGCACACTAAGGGCTTTGCAAACTATTCCCAGAAGTTTTGTGagaaatgtatagtgtgtgccaCAAACAACATTGGCCGAGGCGTTAAAGTCTCCCAGAGCGCCCATCCTCCGCCTCAGCGACCATTTGAACACCTTCAGATGGACTTTATTGAACTGACACCCAGTGAAGGCAAAAAATACTGTTTGGTGATAGTGGATATGTTCTCTAAGTGGGTGGAAGCTTTCCCCACTTCCAAACAGGATGCAAGTGCAGTAGCTAAAGCACTCCTGTCTGAAATTATTCCTCGTTGGGGAATCCCTGACAAAATCAGTAGTGACAATGGGACTCCATTTGTAAACCAAGCACTTCGACGGGTGGGAGAGTACTTGGGTATAGATCTCAGACAACACTGTGCGTACCACCCTGCCAGCGGAGGGGCGGTAGAGCGAGAAAATGGTACGCTAAAGAATAAATTGGCCAAGTGCTGTGATGAAACAGGTCTATCATGGGTAAAGGCCCTTCccattgtgttattatacatgAGAACGAGAACTAGAGGGAGAGTGAATTTAAGCCCATTTGAGATACTGTTTGGCAGACCCCCAAATACAGGAATTGAGCCTGGACAGACACCCAGATTAACCACAAGCCAATGTGaagatgaaatgctgtgttattgtgcaaACTTGTCCTCTGTTTTGTCTCAAATCCATAAGCAGGTGAAGGAAGCACTGCCTAAGGTGACGCAAACAGATCTGCACAGTCTCAAACCAGGTGACTGGGTGGTGGTGAAGGatttcaggaggaaaagctggagAGCCAGGCGGTGGCTGGGACCATTTCAGGTACTTCTGACCACGCAGACTGTGGTGAAGGTTGCAGAGAGAGCAACGTGGATTCACGTTAGCCACTGTAAGCGGGTTCCTGAGCCAGAGGAAAAACCAACACCCGACAGCTGCAAAGAGGAATGA